A portion of the Naumovozyma castellii chromosome 2, complete genome genome contains these proteins:
- the NCAS0B05750 gene encoding C2H2-type zinc finger protein codes for MHSDARSRGSSRESQKIFISDIINPLNSSIMDERKHFLHATFSKQPTLTNENSGNIIKDEREGIACNLIGKSAKTSKVLDSSTAEPIPESKNMFGEYKPLKGRSPEKEHLGMSKVNNSSLLPNIQGTSEMEPQISRHSQNVFMDKVEAQNDNQFSMTPWPHQYLHSSFPFSNSDNLTPSYPSNNKVNMPVDKSSVDFNASQVNGSKRQSVPSNINIMPYQSQQQPQQLQKLQQGQNFQSQPQQMQQHFLVSEQPCGHDLPNLIGRQQLHQRQQLQLLQQQDGYSTMAFPPLPSNDSQVPLMRRGVSSYQPSTSIGTLPNGRGSNSNSNSSSLHIKDLEMISLRNGEDLYVQRTPPINGVNDTQQMMNNKPFYHNPAPISMYRAQQLNYMESSNSPLLQQYYSNMRQFSNDNPSSFNRVGSSELSSKSVGSQRRNPRMQELQTRKRKKQCKLCGKVVTRTSSLQTHMLIHTGVRPFSCTWPGCKKTFNVKSNMNRHLKLHLIKEDS; via the coding sequence ATGCATAGTGATGCAAGGTCCAGGGGATCATCGAGAGAATCACAAAAGATTTTTATTTCAGATATCATAAATCCTCTTAATAGTTCAATTATGGACGAAAGAAAACATTTTTTGCATGCCACATTCTCGAAGCAACCAACTTTGACAAACGAAAATTCtggaaatattattaaggatgaaagagaaggaaTTGCCTGCAATTTAATAGGTAAATCAGCTAAGACATCGAAAGTACTGGACTCATCAACAGCTGAACCTATTCCTGAGAGCAAAAATATGTTTGGCGAATATAAACCCTTAAAAGGTCGTTCTCCTGAAAAAGAACATCTAGGCATGTCTAAAGTAAACAATTCTTCGTTGTTACCAAATATTCAGGGAACCTCAGAAATGGAACCTCAAATTTCACGACATTCTCAGAATGTCTTTATGGATAAAGTTGAAGCTCAAAATGACAATCAATTTTCTATGACTCCTTGGCCccatcaatatcttcattcttcatttccattttcaaactCAGATAACTTAACACCATCTTATccatctaataataaggTGAATATGCCAGTCGATAAGTCATCAGTTGACTTTAATGCCTCTCAGGTAAATGGCTCAAAGAGACAATCGGTTCCCtctaatattaatataatgCCATACCAGtcacaacaacaaccacaGCAGCTCCAGAAGCTCCAGCAGGGACAAAATTTCCAATCTCAGCCTCAACAAATGCAACAGCACTTTTTGGTCAGTGAGCAGCCCTGTGGTCATGATCTTCCAAACCTGATAGGTCGACAACAACTGCATCAGCGCCAGCAACTTCAACTCTTGCAACAACAGGATGGGTATTCGACCATGGCATTTCCCCCACTTCCGTCTAATGATTCCCAAGTCCCTCTCATGCGTAGAGGAGTTTCGTCATACCAGCCTTCGACTAGTATTGGCACACTTCCTAATGGAAGAGGATCTAATTCGAATTCTAATTCGTCATCATTACACATTAAAGATCTTGAGATGATATCGCTAAGGAATGGTGAAGATCTTTATGTACAAAGAACCCCGCCAATAAACGGTGTTAATGATACGcaacaaatgatgaacAATAAACCGTTCTACCATAATCCAGCTCCTATCTCGATGTATAGGGCTCAGCAGTTAAATTATATGGAATCTTCAAACTCACCTCTTTTACAACAATATTATAGTAACATGCGACAATTCAGCAATGATAACCCCTCTTCTTTTAACAGGGTTGGTTCATCTGAACTATCCAGTAAGAGTGTTGGCTCACAAAGAAGGAATCCGAGGATGCAGGAGCTGCAAACTaggaagaggaaaaaaCAATGCAAACTTTGTGGTAAAGTAGTGACTCGAACTAGTTCTTTACAAACTCATATGCTTATCCATACAGGTGTTCGTCCCTTTTCGTGTACTTGGCCAGGTTGTAAAAAGACTTTCAATGTTAAGAGTAACATGAATAGACATTTAAAGCTGCATTTAATTAAAGAGGACAGTTAG
- the GDI1 gene encoding Gdi1p (ancestral locus Anc_8.175), translating into MNQEELDTDYDVIVLGTGITECILSGLLSVDGKKVLHIDKQDHYGGEAASVTLSQLYQKFKQNPISQEEREAKYGKDRDWNVDLIPKFLMANGELTNILIHTNVTNYVEFKQVSGSYVFKQGKIYKVPANEIEAISSPLMGIFEKRRMKKFLEWIGTYKEDELSTHLGLDLDKNTMDEVYYKFGLGNSTKEFIGHAMALWTNDDYLQQPARPSFERIVLYCQSVARYGKSPYLYPLYGLGELPQGFARLSAIYGGTYMLDTPIEEVAYTEGNEETGKFHSVKTKLGTFKAPLVIADPTYFPKKCKSTGQRVIRAICILNHPVPGTGNADSLQIIIPQSQVGRKNDIYVAIVSDAHNVCSKGHYLAIISTIIETDKPHIELEPAFKLLGPIEEKFMGIAELFEPKEDGSKDNVFLSRSYDASSHFESMTDDVKDIYFRVTGRPLVLEKKAEEETA; encoded by the coding sequence ATGAATCAGGAAGAATTGGACACGGATTATGACGTTATTGTCCTTGGGACAGGTATCACTGAATGTATCCTTTCAGGTTTATTATCTGTAGACGGTAAAAAAGTCCTACATATCGACAAACAAGATCATTATGGTGGAGAAGCTGCATCTGTGACATTATCTCAACTttatcaaaaatttaaacaaaATCCAATCTctcaagaagaaagagaagcAAAATATGGTAAGGATAGAGATTGGAACGTGGatttaattccaaaattcTTGATGGCTAATGGTGAATTGACTAATATTTTGATCCACACTAATGTGACCAATTATGTTGAGTTTAAACAAGTCTCTGGATCATATGTTTTCAAGCAGGGGAAAATTTATAAAGTTCCTGCAAACGAAATTGAAGCCATCTCCTCTCCATTAATGGgtatctttgaaaaacgTAGAATGAAGAAGTTTTTAGAATGGATTGGGACatataaagaagatgagtTGAGTACTCATTTAGGTTTGGACCTTGATAAAAATACAATGGATGAAGTTTACTATAAATTCGGATTAGGCAATTCAACAAAGGAATTTATTGGTCATGCTATGGCATTATGGACTAACGATGATTATTTACAACAACCTGCAAGACcatcttttgaaagaatagTTTTATATTGTCAGAGTGTGGCACGTTATGGTAAATCACCATATCTTTACCCCTTATATGGTCTTGGTGAACTGCCACAAGGGTTTGCTCGTTTATCTGCCATTTACGGTGGTACATATATGTTAGATACAccaattgaagaagtaGCATACACAGAGGGTAATGAAGAGACAGGGAAATTCCATAGTGTTAAAACTAAATTAGGTACTTTCAAAGCTCCTTTGGTCATTGCTGACCCAACTTACTTCCCAAAAAAATGTAAATCTACGGGACAGAGAGTTATCAGAGCCATTTGTATATTAAATCATCCTGTTCCAGGTACAGGGAATGCCGACTCTTTACAAATTATTATACCTCAGAGTCAAGTTGGTAGAAAGAATGATATTTACGTTGCTATCGTTTCAGATGCTCATAATGTTTGTTCGAAGGGTCATTATTTGGCTATCATATCCACCATCATTGAAACAGATAAACCTCACATTGAATTGGAACCAGCTTTCAAACTTTTAGGtccaattgaagaaaaatttatgGGTATTGCTGAATTGTTCGAACCAAAGGAAGATGGTTCTAAGGATAATGTTTTCTTATCAAGATCGTACGACGCATCATCCCACTTTGAATCTATGACGGATGACGTTAAAGACATTTACTTCAGAGTTACTGGGCGTCCATTAGTCTTGGAAAAGAAAGCCGAAGAAGAAACCGCATAG
- the NCAS0B05770 gene encoding uncharacterized protein has protein sequence MSLVRDMEFYAIKHAVQVWEHYLKGRTFELNTMHKSLQTVLRSTDHNDRIQRWINFLAQYDFTIKYIPGETNHADGLSHLQLDYVRYFGANFPLGETGEFQKKYEQDVFYKKVISILQGLLKCPKELRN, from the coding sequence ATGAGCTTAGTAAGGGACATGGAATTTTATGCCATCAAACACGCTGTACAAGTATGGGAACATTACTTAAAGGGTAGGACTTTTGAACTAAACACTATGCATAAGTCTCTACAAACTGTTCTCCGTAGTACAGATCATAATGATCGTATCCAGCGTTGGATTAATTTTCTGGCTCAATACGATTTCACcatcaaatatattcctGGTGAGACGAATCACGCTGACGGCCTGTCACATCTTCAGCTTGATTATGTCCGCTATTTTGGTGCTAACTTTCCATTAGGTGAAACAGGTGAATTTCAGAAGAAGTATGAGCAAGATGTGTTTTACAAGAAGGTGATATCCATATTGCAGGGACTGTTGAAGTGCCCTAAGGAACTAAGGAACTAA
- the LUC7 gene encoding Luc7p (ancestral locus Anc_2.370), whose protein sequence is MSNVLLTPAAEQRKLLEQLMGRDTNNAHNSRYKHNIKRREMSLYDPKICKAYLVGDCPYELFQGTKQSLGRCPQLHLAKYKLKYESEKKKGVNFDEFEKEYFMVLSKFINDCNGQINIALKNLEHTAEERGKIKAATEELDVLDSKIGLMEQEIESLISVNEVTKAMIQSIKLQEMQERRKLVAKKVKNITENVGQSAQQKLQVCEVCGAYLSRLDTDRRLADHFLGKIHLGYVKMREHYDYYKKKKFQKL, encoded by the coding sequence ATGAGTAACGTACTATTAACACCGGCAGCTGAGCAACGGAAATTGCTAGAGCAGTTGATGGGAAGAGATACCAACAACGCTCATAATAGTCGATATAAACATAACATTAAGAGAAGGGAAATGAGTTTATATGATCCAAAGATTTGTAAGGCATATCTTGTTGGTGATTGTCCAtatgaattatttcaagGAACGAAACAGAGTTTAGGCAGGTGTCCGCAACTTCACTTGGCTAaatataaattaaaatatgaaagtgagaagaagaaaggtgttaattttgatgaatttgaaaaggaatATTTTATGGTGCtatcaaaatttattaacgATTGCAACGGTCAGATTAATATTGCCCTAAAGAATTTAGAACATACAGCAGAAGAAAGAGGGAAGATAAAAGCTGCTactgaagaattagatGTACTAGATTCGAAAATAGGCTTGATGGAGCAAGAAATCGAATCCTTAATAAGCGTAAATGAGGTCACAAAAGCAATGATACAATCAATAAAGTTACAAGAGATGCAAGAACGAAGAAAGCTCGTTGCAAAAAAGGTGAAAAATATTACTGAGAATGTAGGGCAGAGTGCACAACAAAAATTACAAGTTTGCGAGGTATGTGGGGCCTACTTATCAAGATTAGACACAGATAGAAGGTTGGCAGatcattttcttggaaagaTTCATTTGGGTTATGTTAAAATGAGAGAGCATTATGATtattacaagaaaaaaaagttcCAGAAATtatga
- the HAA1 gene encoding Haa1p (ancestral locus Anc_8.106) gives MVLINGVKYACERCIRGHRVTTCNHTDQPLMMIKPKGRPSTTCSYCKEIRKNKNAHPPGHCTCGRMEKRRLAQKAKEEARAQAKLQNHDSMNADHSNNTNNNNNNNNNNNNNNNNNGQSALAAELNRIHPSHSSLSDSLIMDLNNNNNNNHRIKSSRVSQRNRPAFDRVTSSTSLDSNYFANQGGSDTSSILNNTFLDADMGNSSGKISKDYHHVPSLASISSLHSTQSLSLDQQHKNNNHHNFQLPQSPPVSNLTFNFVTGKPNNNWDNASIKSSNSIKAHHQQQQSLKRDNSMVQSSASSRVGEVVVPLEEYVPSDINGIGKITDKSSLLDDWAFDDSSNNMDSNPSNGNYKSNFSNNATAATTSTTVNFNEADESTLLAFNNNNNTNTNTNNNNNNNYNDNGTGGEAGLLDAFSDPSTISTLSRANLLLQEKNSDHNPHQSNSFRTQRDSNITSQQQYKQNTTRSRSFRLPNNNNNSSPQHQQQASSSIMNNNNNIRSVEVLSITPSFMDIPTRQSNDNLNHNLSSDSLSSKQRSFSIDRNHRYFTPSSFMNKASSPTTINPSIVSNIDDQISLNSIQSFPTSGINDVLEVSSNNNDYSIGNQNQTYQNQSQNNQDQFNTNLMMNTNDVDNIAMPQMSQFVTTPSNEGIMNDEIVDQQLLPQQQQPQQPQQQQQQQSQRINRRKANSNGTNFNPSLTLQGPHNNEVPNSSPLSSIQTTSPPSQLLTDQGFADLDNFMSSL, from the coding sequence ATGGTACTGATCAACGGTGTCAAATACGCTTGCGAGCGTTGTATTAGAGGTCATAGAGTAACAACATGTAACCATACAGACCAAccattaatgatgataaaacCAAAGGGTAGACCTTCCACTACATGTAGTTATTGTAAAGaaataaggaaaaataaaaatgcaCATCCACCGGGTCATTGTACTTGTGGTAGAATGGAAAAGAGGCGACTGGCTCAGAAGGCTAAAGAAGAGGCTAGAGCACAGGCTAAATTACAAAACCATGATAGTATGAATGCAGATCATAGTAATAacactaataataataataataataataataataataataataataataataataatggtcAATCAGCACTAGCCGCGGAACTTAATAGAATTCATCCATCTCATAGTAGTTTAAGTGATTCTCTAATAatggatttgaataataataataataacaatcaTCGAATAAAATCAAGTAGAGTTTCACAAAGAAATAGACCGGCATTCGATAGAGTTACGTCATCAACGTCTTTGGACAGTAATTATTTCGCAAATCAAGGTGGTTCTGATACTTCAAGTATATTGAATAATACTTTCTTGGATGCAGATATGGGTAATTCTAGTGGGAAGATTTCAAAGGATTATCATCATGTACCATCGTTAGcttccatttcatcattacATTCCACTcaatcattatcattagaTCAACAAcataagaataataatcaCCACAACTTCCAATTACCTCAAAGTCCACctgtttcaaatttaactTTTAATTTCGTCACGGGGaaaccaaataataattgggATAATGCTTCCATTAAATCTTCTAATTCAATAAAGGCAcatcatcaacaacaacaatcatTAAAAAGAGATAATTCAATGGTGCAATCAAGTGCATCATCAAGAGTTGGTGAAGTTGTCGTACCTTTAGAAGAATATGTTCCATCAGATATTAATGGGATTGGGAAAATTACCGACAAAAGttcattattagatgatTGGGCATTCGATGATTCATCTAACAACATGGACTCAAATCCTTCGAATGGAAACTATAAATCAAATTTTAGTAACAATGCCACCGCTGCAACAACCTCAACCACTGTTAATTTTAACGAAGCTGACGAATCCACATTACttgcatttaataataataataatactaacactaatactaataacaataacaataacaactATAATGACAATGGTACTGGAGGTGAAGCGGGGCTTTTGGATGCTTTTTCTGATCCTTCTACAATTTCAACTTTATCAAGAGCAAATCTATTATTACAAGAGAAAAATTCTGATCATAATCCTCatcaatcaaattcatttagAACACAACGAGATTCGAATATTACTtcacaacaacaatataaGCAGAACACAACAAGATCAAGATCATTCAGGCTACCgaacaataacaataacagtTCTCCacaacatcaacaacaagCTTCAAGTTCgataatgaataataataataacatacGAAGTGTGGAAGTTCTATCGATTACTCCAAGTTTTATGGATATTCCAACAAGGCAATCaaatgataatttgaatcataatttatcatcagattcattatcttcaaaacaACGTTCTTTTAGTATTGATAGAAACCATCGTTATTTTACTCCATCTTCTTTTATGAATAAGGCATCTTCTCCCACAACGATTAATCCATCTATTGTATCTAATATTGATGACCAAATAAGTTTAAATTCCATTCAATCTTTCCCCACTTCTGGAATTAATGATGTATTGGAAGTTTCaagtaataataacgaCTATAGCATAGGGAATCAAAACCAAACGTATCAAAACCAATCTCAAAATAATCAAGATCAATTTAATACAAACTTGATGATGAACACAAATGATGTTGATAATATTGCAATGCCACAAATGTCACAGTTTGTTACAACTCCAAGCAATGAAGGTATTATGAATGATGAAATAGTAGATCAGCAGCTGCTGccacaacagcaacaaccGCAACAACcgcagcagcagcaacaacaacaaagtCAACGTATAAATAGAAGAAAAGcaaattcaaatggaaCTAATTTTAATCCATCGTTGACTTTGCAAGGACCTCACAATAATGAAGTCCCCAATTCTTCACCATTAAGTAGTATACAGACGACATCTCCACCTAGTCAACTCTTGACTGATCAAGGATTTGCAGATCTGGATAACTTTATGTCATCATTATAG
- the NCAS0B05780 gene encoding uncharacterized protein, with protein MYEAYLEGDLRKLQTWLYQDNSIIIKEGARKKEIWKAPDTILIKIGMTRKTDVKVRFKEWMVSCHHEIIGLTPENMEMLLKEHHIGFKKKDNVNTITHLFKKLSLKKASRAHGKQKVSIRIQDLYTYKNGGFFTDGNGKLSLEEIENLIHRILWKKYGKGIIYCSGCNHTHTEWFKIPIKDLPFVIQTIDSLCLAQKA; from the coding sequence ATGTATGAAGCTTATTTAGAGGGTGACCTAAGAAAATTACAAACATGGCTATACCAAGACAActcaattattattaaagaaggTGCCaggaaaaaagaaatatggaAAGCTCCTGATACAATTCTAATTAAAATTGGAATGACCAGGAAAACTGATGTTAAGGTCAGGTTTAAGGAGTGGATGGTATCTTGTCACCATGAAATCATTGGCCTCACTCCAGAAAATATGGAAATGCTCTTAAAGGAACACCATATTGGCTTTAAAAAAAAGGATAATGTCAACACAATTACCCATTTGTTTAAAAAACTGTCCTTAAAAAAAGCTTCTCGAGCTCATGGAAAACAGAAGGTATCTATCCGTATCCAAGACCTCTATACCTACAAAAATGGTGGATTTTTTACTGATGGAAATGGGAAATTGTCCCTGGAGGAAATCGAGAACTTAATTCATAGAATATTGTGGAAAAAATATGGGAAGGGCATTATATATTGCTCAGGGTGTAATCATACTCATACGGAGTGGTTTAAAATCCCCATAAAAGATTTGCCATTCGTCATTCAAACTATTGATTCATTGTGTTTAGCTCAAAAGGCCTAA
- the NCAS0B05740 gene encoding Zn(II)2Cys6 transcription factor domain-containing protein (ancestral locus Anc_8.109) gives MVESISNSFTLLNKNNALPPLLLPNLNSTTSGLNRFHFQFQYQAQPQLIANRIDPPTLKSLLAQLDQNGFSSESSSTSVSTATSLSTSRVISPLNSHAPLSRTPSPDLQQSLERNYTFQKSKTSSTSKAPPIRKRNSSSCDYCRQRKIKCDSNFNIIRTSNQLIGPMFPDEIFHILTKKEIDELQQVMVPPLELPSTLFNYQWNWEANPEGNPILFKNKNDLILFTPCTNCSMQFTCQFKDKFHPNLPFPLGETSQSSMEKQRIPSNKKRSMTEQRPHDEEKKRQRVGPSCDHCRFKKIKCDSQIKVVLESNHILNLISNKIHYVFNADEIELLKTTLLKNTTLPEKLANTTTINKRNIAEGSVYPILLKHFDKIILFSPCTSCDKNEQDCLFSMGFTRSDIATCKMILKNLPNNNDNIKKNIFDLTIMDYNSSRTL, from the coding sequence ATGGTCGAGAGCATCAGTAATAGTTTcactttattaaataagaaCAATGCATTACCACCTTTACTGCTACCCAATCTTAACTCAACAACTAGCGGTCTGAATAGATTCcatttccaattccaatatcAAGCACAACCACAACTTATTGCGAATCGCATTGACCCACCAACACTTAAATCATTGTTGGCTCAATTGGATCAAAATGGGTTCTCTTCAGAATCATCTTCCACGTCCGTATCAACCGCTACGTCTCTTTCCACATCAAGAGTCATCTCGCCCTTGAATTCACATGCACCACTTTCTCGTACCCCATCTCCAGATTTACAACAGTCATTGGAAAGAAACTATACCTTCCAGAAATCTAaaacatcatcaacatcaaaaGCACCACcaataaggaaaagaaacagTTCCAGTTGTGACTACTGTCGtcaaagaaagataaaatgtgattccaatttcaatataataAGGACAAGCAATCAGTTAATAGGACCAATGTTTCccgatgaaattttccatatattaaccaaaaaagaaattgatgaattgcAGCAAGTTATGGTCCCACCATTGGAATTACCGTCTACTTTATTCAATTATCAATGGAATTGGGAGGCAAATCCGGAAGGGAACCCtatccttttcaaaaataaaaatgatttgataTTGTTCACTCCATGTACAAATTGTAGTATGCAATTCACATGTcaatttaaagataaatTCCACCCAAATTTACCATTCCCCTTGGGGGAAACCTCACAATCATCCATGGAAAAACAACGTATACCGTCTAACAAGAAAAGGTCAATGACAGAGCAAAGACCGCATGAtgaggaaaagaaaagacaAAGGGTTGGACCCAGTTGTGATCATTGTCGttttaagaaaattaaatgtGATTCGCAAATTAAAGTGGTTCTTGAGAGTAACCACATCTTGAACTTGATTTCTAACAAGATTCATTACGTTTTCAATgctgatgaaattgaactTTTGAAAACCACTCTATTAAAGAATACAACGTTGCCCGAGAAGTTAGCGaatacaacaacaattaataaacGAAACATTGCGGAAGGAAGTGTATACCCGATTTTGTTGAAACATTTTGACAAGATCATCTTGTTTAGCCCCTGTACATCCTGTGATAAAAACGAGCAGgattgtttattttcaatgggGTTTACCAGATCTGATATTGCAACCTGTAAAATGatcttgaagaatttgcccaataataatgataatattaaaaagaatatctTTGATTTGACCATTATGGATTATAACTCATCCAGAActttataa
- the SRL4 gene encoding Srl4p (ancestral locus Anc_2.371) translates to MIRKLLCKILWGILNPVQPLNPKADKVLILGGSGTLLGQRLIVALLHSKIQIINIDFTNLDLEDVQDDTNYTYMNYNFLDNVENSGDSKCGKALKGICKDVTIFINNFQYGFETMYWKKDDISLGTDLFEFCYINNVLSFMNILKIFLNEKKHGSNDFCIINIGPQLNIEVPWSALGYLCSKSCTKQIMDALESELKQDNEHLKGSCLQINLTIFDTIEDWNKETFDFCTEIIELLNHRAHGETDLRGVQEVDYRCGIFNWSIREAKEVMQWWL, encoded by the coding sequence atgataagaaAACTGTTGTGCAAAATATTATGGGGTATTTTGAATCCAGTACAACCATTAAACCCAAAAGCAGATAAAGTTCTTATTCTGGGTGGATCCGGTACTTTATTGGGTCAGCGCTTAATTGTTGCACTTCTTCATTCGaagatccaaataataaatattgatttcaccaatttggatttggaaGATGTTCAGGATGACACTAATTATACATATATGAACTATAATTTCCTCGATAATGTGGAAAATTCCGGCGACAGCAAATGTGGTAAAGCTTTGAAAGGCATTTGCAAAGATGTTACTATCTTCataaataatttccaatatgGATTTGAAACAATGTATTGGAAAAAAGATGATATCAGTTTAGGAACTGATTTATTCGAATTTTGTTATATCAACAATGTCCTCTCTtttatgaatatattgaaaatattcttgaacGAGAAGAAACACGGGTCTAATGACTTTTGTATCATTAACATTGGACCACAGTTAAATATAGAAGTTCCTTGGTCTGCACTTGGGTATTTGTGTTCGAAGTCATGTACTAAACAAATTATGGATGCACTAGAATCAGAATTAAAGCAAGATAATGAACATTTGAAGGGGAGTTGTTTACAGATTAATTTAACTATATTTGATACTATTGAAGATTGGAATAAAGAAACTTTCGACTTTTGTACagaaataattgaattgtTAAATCATCGGGCACATGGTGAAACTGATCTCAGAGGAGTTCAAGAGGTAGATTATAGATGTGGAATTTTTAACTGGTCAATTCGAGAAGCTAAAGAGGTTATGCAATGGTGGCTAtag
- the NCAS0B05760 gene encoding integrase zinc binding domain-containing protein, translating to MVAAHYFWPKLLDDVKGYIKRCETCQKSKNSHGLLVTMFHPLQVPSRRFEALSLDFVSGFNADRGYDQIMVITDRLTKWAIFCPLKKSVTAREIAEKLLELVVLQYGVPRFLVTDRDVKFVNAIWEHFAQRLDMNLKLATSYNPQTDGQVEGLNKTIMEINKGYIKHHLATVVRGTY from the coding sequence ATGGTTGCTGCACACTATTTTTGGCCAAAACTGCTAGATGACGTTAAAGGGTACATTAAAAGATGCGAGACGTGTCAAAAGTCTAAAAATTCTCATGGGTTACTGGTAACTATGTTCCACCCATTACAGGTTCCGTCGCGAAGATTTGAAGCCTTGAGTTTAGATTTTGTATCCGGATTTAACGCAGACAGGGGTTATGATCAAATTATGGTTATCACTGACAGACTAACTAAATGGGCTATCTTTTGTCCATTGAAAAAGTCGGTCACTGCAAGGGAGATTGCTGAGAAGTTATTGGAACTTGTGGTGTTACAGTATGGAGTACCTAGGTTTTTGGTGACAGATAGAGATGTCAAATTCGTTAACGCTATTTGGGAACACTTTGCACAAAGATTAGATATGAACCTAAAACTTGCTACCTCTTATAATCCACAAACCGATGGACAGGTTGAAGGGCTGAACAAGACCATAAtggaaataaataaagGTTACATTAAACATCATCTAGCAACTGTAGTGCGTGGAACATACTAA